In Salmonella enterica subsp. enterica serovar Typhimurium str. LT2, a single window of DNA contains:
- the yaoF gene encoding putative hemolysin (similar to E. coli orf, hypothetical protein (AAC74863.1); Blastp hit to AAC74863.1 (84 aa), 63% identity in aa 1 - 84), with translation MKFTWIALPGVLLLSACSSSQPNAPRPPRIGMPNPAAVYCEQQGGTLMPVQTPQGVRSDCKLPNGEIIDEWTLWRREHPDTKK, from the coding sequence ATGAAATTTACGTGGATTGCGTTGCCAGGCGTATTGCTGCTGAGCGCTTGTTCATCGTCGCAACCCAACGCCCCCAGGCCGCCGCGTATTGGGATGCCTAATCCGGCAGCCGTCTACTGTGAGCAACAGGGCGGTACGCTGATGCCGGTGCAGACCCCACAAGGCGTGCGTTCCGATTGCAAATTGCCCAATGGCGAAATCATTGATGAGTGGACATTATGGCGCAGAGAGCACCCTGATACGAAAAAGTGA
- a CDS encoding putative periplasmic protein, with product MFQLKPGALAIVIGAKTPAGRQNIGKSVELFCLCQPGDEFINPVNGHVTLLPKEAPRALWLVTGDVASADGQHGFAWVRAEHLMPLSPDRQPGQAAARQSQLS from the coding sequence ATGTTTCAGTTAAAGCCGGGCGCGTTGGCAATAGTTATTGGCGCTAAAACACCCGCCGGACGGCAGAATATTGGTAAATCGGTTGAGCTATTTTGCCTGTGCCAACCCGGAGATGAATTCATTAATCCAGTAAATGGACACGTCACCTTACTGCCGAAAGAAGCGCCTCGGGCGCTGTGGCTGGTTACGGGCGACGTAGCCTCCGCCGATGGCCAGCACGGTTTTGCCTGGGTGCGGGCAGAACATTTGATGCCGTTGTCCCCGGACAGACAACCAGGCCAGGCGGCGGCACGACAATCACAGCTCTCGTAG
- the yeaO gene encoding putative cytoplasmic protein (similar to E. coli orf, hypothetical protein (AAC74862.1); Blastp hit to AAC74862.1 (122 aa), 73% identity in aa 8 - 122): MRIQCKRVYFPAEKDDGYRVLVDRLWPRGIKKAALVYDEWNKAITPSTELRKAFHSELIDFNHFAQQYRAELAQQHQEGKRLADIARHQPLTLLYAAKDTRQNHAIVLAEWLREL, encoded by the coding sequence ATGCGAATCCAGTGTAAGCGCGTCTATTTCCCGGCGGAAAAAGACGATGGTTATCGGGTATTGGTTGACAGGCTATGGCCGCGAGGCATTAAAAAAGCAGCGCTGGTCTATGATGAATGGAATAAGGCCATTACGCCCTCCACCGAATTGCGCAAAGCCTTTCATAGCGAACTGATTGATTTTAACCACTTCGCGCAGCAATACCGGGCAGAACTTGCGCAACAGCATCAAGAAGGCAAACGTCTGGCGGATATTGCCCGACACCAGCCGCTAACGTTGCTATACGCCGCTAAAGATACTCGCCAGAACCATGCCATTGTGCTGGCAGAGTGGCTACGAGAGCTGTGA
- the yeaN gene encoding putative MFS family transport protein (amino acid/amine transport) (similar to E. coli putative amino acid/amine transport protein (AAC74861.1); Blastp hit to AAC74861.1 (393 aa), 81% identity in aa 1 - 392) codes for MTTALSPRGKQGALLIAGILMIATTLRVTFTGAAPLLETIRSDYGLSTAQTGLLTTLPLLAFALVSPLAAGIARRFGMERSLFAAMLLICAGIALRSLPSAALLFAGTAIIGCGIALGNVLLPGLIKRDFSQHVARLTGAYSLTMGAAAALGSALVVPLALHGFGWRGALLMLMLFPLLAFLIWLPQWRTTRSANLSSSRALHERGIWRSPLAWQVTLFLGLNSLIYYVIIGWLPTILISHGYSEAQAGSLHGLLQLATAAPGLAIPLILHRFNDQRWIAALVSLLCAVGAAGLWFVPGQAIIWTLLFGFGSGATMILGLTFIGLRASSAHQAAALSGMAQSVGYLLAACGPPVMGKLHDASGSWYLPLSGVTVLAIIMAIFGLYAGRDREIAS; via the coding sequence ATGACGACAGCCCTTTCACCACGCGGCAAACAGGGCGCTTTACTGATTGCCGGTATTTTGATGATAGCCACTACGCTGCGCGTAACATTTACCGGCGCTGCGCCGTTGCTGGAGACAATCCGTTCGGATTACGGTCTTTCCACCGCCCAGACGGGCCTGCTAACAACCTTGCCGCTTCTGGCGTTTGCACTGGTTTCGCCGCTGGCGGCCGGTATTGCCCGCCGGTTTGGGATGGAACGCAGTCTGTTTGCCGCAATGCTGCTGATTTGCGCGGGTATTGCTCTCCGCTCCCTGCCCTCCGCTGCATTGTTGTTTGCCGGAACTGCCATTATTGGGTGCGGGATAGCGCTGGGTAATGTGCTGCTACCAGGATTGATTAAGCGCGATTTTTCACAACATGTCGCCAGGCTGACGGGCGCGTATTCATTGACGATGGGCGCCGCCGCCGCGTTGGGGTCCGCGCTGGTGGTTCCGCTGGCGTTGCACGGTTTTGGCTGGCGCGGCGCGCTGTTAATGCTGATGCTGTTTCCGCTGTTGGCGTTTCTTATCTGGTTGCCGCAGTGGCGCACTACCCGCTCAGCTAACCTGAGTAGCTCCCGGGCATTACATGAACGCGGTATCTGGCGTTCGCCTTTAGCCTGGCAAGTTACGTTGTTTCTGGGACTTAACTCACTGATTTATTATGTGATTATCGGCTGGTTACCAACAATACTCATCAGCCACGGTTACAGCGAAGCACAGGCAGGATCGCTACATGGCCTGCTGCAACTGGCGACCGCGGCGCCTGGGTTAGCTATTCCGCTTATTTTGCATCGCTTTAACGATCAACGCTGGATTGCCGCGCTGGTCTCACTATTGTGCGCAGTGGGCGCGGCGGGGCTTTGGTTTGTGCCGGGCCAGGCGATCATCTGGACGCTACTGTTCGGCTTCGGTTCAGGCGCGACGATGATCCTCGGCCTGACGTTTATCGGCCTGCGCGCCAGTTCGGCGCATCAGGCGGCGGCGCTTTCCGGCATGGCGCAGTCGGTCGGGTATTTACTGGCGGCATGTGGGCCGCCCGTCATGGGAAAACTTCATGATGCCAGCGGTAGCTGGTATCTACCGCTGTCAGGCGTGACGGTTCTGGCTATCATCATGGCGATTTTCGGCCTCTACGCCGGACGCGATCGAGAGATAGCGTCATAA
- the yeaM gene encoding putative regulator (AraC/XylS family) (similar to E. coli putative ARAC-type regulatory protein (AAC74860.1); Blastp hit to AAC74860.1 (273 aa), 76% identity in aa 5 - 256) codes for MIGLRLDGYDPDLHHDAAVAFCIRARDDELFSPRHQHRKGQLILALHGAITCEVENAMWMVPPQYAVWLPGSLPHSNHVTAGAELCFLFIEPAAVVMPERCCTLKISPLCRELILSLARRTDPERAQMPTQRLIQVLFDELPQQPQEQLQLPVSGHPKIRQMVETMAQEPARWNTLGQWASVFAMSERNLARLVVKETGLSFRRWRHQLQLILALQALIAGRNVQQTAQMLGYDSTTAFITMFKKGLGQTPGQYLTGELLLPHN; via the coding sequence ATGATTGGTCTGAGACTGGACGGTTACGATCCCGACCTTCACCACGATGCCGCTGTGGCCTTTTGTATTCGCGCCAGGGATGATGAACTGTTTAGCCCTCGCCATCAGCATCGCAAGGGACAGTTGATTCTCGCTCTGCACGGCGCGATTACCTGCGAGGTGGAAAATGCGATGTGGATGGTTCCGCCCCAGTATGCCGTCTGGCTCCCCGGCTCGCTGCCGCACAGTAATCATGTGACCGCAGGGGCGGAGCTGTGCTTTTTATTTATTGAACCTGCGGCGGTCGTCATGCCGGAGCGTTGCTGCACGCTGAAAATTTCGCCGTTATGCCGGGAGTTGATTTTGTCGCTGGCGCGCAGAACCGATCCCGAAAGAGCGCAAATGCCAACGCAGCGCCTTATTCAGGTGTTGTTTGATGAACTGCCGCAGCAGCCGCAGGAACAATTGCAATTACCGGTATCGGGGCATCCGAAAATCCGCCAAATGGTTGAGACAATGGCGCAGGAGCCCGCGCGATGGAATACATTAGGGCAGTGGGCCAGCGTATTCGCGATGAGCGAGCGTAACCTTGCCCGGCTGGTCGTCAAAGAGACGGGACTAAGCTTTCGTCGCTGGCGTCATCAGTTGCAATTAATCCTGGCGCTACAAGCGCTGATCGCGGGACGTAATGTACAGCAGACGGCGCAAATGCTGGGTTATGATTCCACCACGGCATTCATTACCATGTTTAAAAAAGGCCTGGGGCAGACGCCAGGCCAGTATCTGACGGGCGAGTTACTGCTTCCCCACAATTAA
- the yeaL gene encoding putative inner membrane protein (similar to E. coli orf, hypothetical protein (AAC74859.1); Blastp hit to AAC74859.1 (148 aa), 94% identity in aa 1 - 130), whose protein sequence is MFDVTLLILLGLAALGFISHNTTVAVSILVLIIVRVTPLNTFFPWIEKQGLTVGIIILTIGVMAPIASGTLPPSTLIHSFVNWKSLVAIAVGVFVSWLGGRGITLMGNQPQLVAGLLVGTVLGVALFRGVPVGPLIAAGLVSLIVGKQ, encoded by the coding sequence ATGTTTGATGTCACTCTGCTGATCCTGCTCGGACTGGCAGCTCTGGGATTTATCAGCCACAACACCACTGTCGCCGTCTCAATTCTGGTGCTGATTATTGTCCGCGTAACCCCGTTGAATACCTTTTTTCCCTGGATTGAAAAACAGGGACTCACCGTCGGGATTATCATTCTGACCATCGGCGTAATGGCTCCCATCGCCAGCGGAACCCTACCGCCCTCCACATTGATCCACTCTTTTGTGAACTGGAAATCGCTGGTCGCGATTGCCGTCGGCGTTTTCGTCTCCTGGCTGGGCGGTCGCGGCATTACGCTGATGGGAAACCAACCGCAGCTCGTCGCCGGGCTGCTGGTCGGTACGGTACTTGGCGTCGCGCTGTTTCGCGGCGTGCCGGTCGGCCCACTGATTGCGGCGGGGCTGGTCTCTTTAATTGTGGGGAAGCAGTAA
- a CDS encoding putative inner membrane protein (similar to E. coli orf, hypothetical protein (AAC74858.1); Blastp hit to AAC74858.1 (50 aa), 55% identity in aa 17 - 50), with the protein MYDPPFLEALMITASFFAIFIIIVVSVLLLEGGGD; encoded by the coding sequence ATGTACGATCCACCGTTTCTTGAAGCGCTGATGATTACGGCGTCGTTTTTCGCCATTTTTATCATTATCGTTGTGTCGGTATTGCTCCTTGAAGGGGGAGGGGACTAA
- the yeaK gene encoding putative cytoplasmic protein (similar to E. coli orf, hypothetical protein (AAC74857.1); Blastp hit to AAC74857.1 (167 aa), 87% identity in aa 1 - 165) codes for MTEVAKGVATHQRLVALLTQENARYRVVNHEAVGKCEAVSEIRGTALGQGAKALVCKVKGNGVNQHVLAILAADQQADLSQLASHLGGLRASLASPAEVDMLTGCVFGAIPPFSFHPNLKLVADPLLFERFDEIAFNAGLLEKSVIMNTQDYLRIARPELAVFRRFQSSPTA; via the coding sequence ATGACTGAAGTCGCGAAGGGTGTCGCTACACACCAACGTTTAGTGGCTTTATTAACCCAGGAGAACGCGCGCTATCGTGTGGTGAACCATGAAGCGGTAGGGAAATGCGAAGCGGTATCTGAAATACGTGGTACTGCGCTGGGCCAGGGCGCAAAAGCGCTGGTCTGTAAAGTCAAAGGCAACGGCGTCAACCAGCACGTTCTTGCTATTCTGGCGGCCGATCAGCAAGCCGACCTCTCTCAGCTTGCTTCACATCTGGGCGGCTTACGCGCTTCCCTTGCCAGCCCGGCGGAAGTCGATATGCTGACCGGCTGCGTTTTTGGCGCGATCCCGCCTTTCAGTTTTCACCCCAATCTGAAACTGGTCGCCGATCCGCTCCTGTTTGAGCGTTTCGATGAAATTGCCTTTAATGCCGGCCTGCTGGAAAAATCAGTCATTATGAATACACAGGACTATCTGCGCATCGCCCGACCAGAACTGGCAGTCTTCCGCCGCTTTCAGTCATCGCCAACGGCTTAG